A genomic region of Anaerobranca californiensis DSM 14826 contains the following coding sequences:
- a CDS encoding methylaspartate ammonia-lyase — MKIVDVVTSCGLTGFYFDDQRAIKGDAQSDGFTYKGEPVTEGFTAIRQQGESLSVMLILEDGQVAYGDCAAVQYSGAGGRDPLFLAKDFQPLVEDLIKPLLLGRELKSFKELAEEIDNLRKADGKLIHTALRYGVTQAILDAVAKSKKITMAEVIAEEYNTKLQREPIPIFTQSGDERYLNVDKMIIKGADVMPHGLINNVKSKLGEQGEKLKEYIIWMKNRVKELNKHDKLPVFHLDVYGTIGLAFNNDYEKMAKYLLELGEVAKPHKLRIEGPIDMEDKYLQMEALEKLNNLLKEYGSDVEIVADEWCNTLEDIKDFADRKCCDMVQIKTPDLGGINNIIEAVLYCKEKGIGAYLGGTCNETDRSAQIAVHIALATGPDQILAKPGMGVDEGLMIVKNEMMRTLALLNRKKILF, encoded by the coding sequence ATGAAAATAGTTGATGTAGTAACATCTTGTGGTTTAACGGGTTTTTATTTTGATGATCAACGGGCTATCAAAGGGGATGCTCAAAGTGATGGTTTCACATATAAAGGGGAGCCAGTTACTGAAGGATTTACTGCAATTAGACAGCAAGGTGAAAGCCTCTCTGTTATGCTGATTTTAGAAGATGGTCAAGTTGCTTATGGGGATTGTGCTGCTGTCCAATATTCTGGGGCTGGTGGTAGAGACCCGCTATTTTTGGCAAAGGATTTTCAACCATTAGTGGAAGATTTGATAAAACCCCTTTTATTAGGAAGGGAATTAAAAAGTTTTAAAGAATTAGCTGAAGAAATAGACAATCTTAGAAAAGCTGATGGTAAATTAATTCATACTGCTTTAAGGTATGGTGTAACTCAAGCTATTTTAGATGCCGTTGCCAAAAGTAAAAAAATTACTATGGCTGAAGTTATTGCAGAAGAATATAATACAAAGCTTCAAAGGGAACCTATACCTATTTTTACCCAGTCTGGTGATGAACGGTACCTCAATGTTGATAAAATGATAATTAAAGGTGCCGATGTAATGCCTCATGGTTTAATTAATAATGTGAAAAGTAAATTAGGAGAACAGGGAGAAAAATTAAAAGAATATATAATTTGGATGAAAAATAGAGTTAAAGAATTGAATAAACATGATAAATTACCTGTTTTCCACCTTGATGTCTATGGTACCATAGGGTTGGCCTTTAATAATGACTATGAGAAGATGGCTAAGTATTTATTAGAATTAGGAGAAGTTGCCAAACCCCATAAATTGCGGATTGAAGGACCCATAGATATGGAAGATAAATATTTACAAATGGAAGCATTAGAAAAGTTAAACAATCTTTTAAAGGAATATGGAAGTGATGTAGAAATAGTGGCAGATGAATGGTGTAACACCCTTGAGGATATTAAAGACTTTGCTGATCGTAAATGTTGTGATATGGTTCAAATTAAAACCCCTGACCTTGGAGGGATAAACAACATTATTGAAGCAGTACTATATTGCAAAGAAAAGGGGATAGGTGCTTATCTTGGTGGAACGTGTAATGAAACAGATCGCTCAGCCCAAATTGCGGTACACATCGCTTTAGCTACAGGGCCAGACCAAATTCTCGCTAAACCTGGAATGGGTGTAGATGAAGGTTTAATGATCGTCAAAAATGAAATGATGAGGACTTTGGCTTTGTTAAACCGGAAGAAAATTTTATTTTAA
- a CDS encoding DUF4387 domain-containing protein: MNITELTTVIRSKNAGPFELTFDFIFKTEEIFRKVVESKVINEKLIADLYQIPVENVISVIPYPPAKAIKATIIRPRAAGDLGETDVYGAQQHGPLLTIEIPWEGSV, from the coding sequence GTGAATATTACTGAGTTGACAACGGTTATTAGAAGTAAAAATGCAGGACCTTTTGAGTTGACCTTTGATTTTATTTTTAAAACAGAAGAAATATTCCGCAAAGTGGTGGAATCAAAAGTGATCAATGAGAAACTCATTGCAGACCTTTACCAAATTCCTGTAGAAAATGTCATTTCTGTTATTCCTTATCCCCCAGCAAAAGCAATAAAAGCCACCATTATTAGACCCAGAGCCGCTGGAGATTTAGGGGAAACCGATGTATATGGTGCACAACAACATGGCCCCCTTTTGACAATAGAAATTCCTTGGGAAGGAAGTGTCTAA
- a CDS encoding acyclic terpene utilization AtuA family protein — protein sequence MKEFKVLAPTAILGYGFPEKSFNEALEKNPDLIAVDAGSVDPGPYYLGSGKSFTDRNAVKRDLEYILKGAKAKKIPVSIGSAGGSGAKSHLDWTVEIIEEIMMENNLNFKVVIINSQFDKDFLLQNFNKITPLFPTPPLTEEDLLQSTNIVGQMGIEPFIKAFQMGADVVVAGRAYDPAVFAALPIMKGYDPALALHMGKILECASIAATPGSGRDCMLGTLGEDYFILEPFGNRKCTTDSVAAHSLYEKSNPYILPGPGGVLDLTETTYEQYDERRVKVKGSKFIPSEKYTIKLEGAKLIGKRTISIAGVRDPIMINQIDEILKDVKAQVDDNFKGKDFDYNIHFHIYGKNGVMGNLEPLNLLAHELGIIIDVVAKDKVVADTICSFVRSTLLHFGYPNRKATAGNLAFPYSPSDIYVGDVYSFSIHHLLEDIDPVEIFTISYLEDYQRG from the coding sequence ATGAAAGAATTCAAAGTACTAGCTCCAACAGCTATTTTAGGTTATGGTTTCCCAGAAAAATCATTTAATGAAGCTTTAGAAAAAAATCCAGACTTAATTGCCGTTGATGCAGGAAGTGTGGATCCCGGTCCATATTATTTAGGATCAGGAAAATCCTTTACTGACAGAAATGCTGTTAAGAGGGATTTAGAATATATCCTTAAAGGGGCTAAAGCTAAAAAAATTCCTGTATCTATAGGCTCTGCCGGTGGTTCCGGTGCTAAATCCCATTTAGATTGGACCGTTGAAATTATTGAAGAAATAATGATGGAAAATAACCTAAACTTTAAAGTTGTTATAATAAATTCCCAATTTGATAAAGATTTTTTGTTGCAGAATTTTAATAAAATAACTCCCCTTTTCCCTACTCCACCTTTAACAGAAGAAGATTTATTACAAAGTACAAATATCGTTGGACAAATGGGTATAGAGCCTTTTATTAAAGCTTTTCAAATGGGAGCAGATGTGGTGGTAGCAGGTAGAGCTTATGATCCTGCCGTTTTTGCTGCATTGCCGATAATGAAAGGGTATGACCCCGCTTTAGCTTTACACATGGGTAAAATTTTAGAGTGTGCATCCATTGCTGCTACTCCTGGCAGTGGTAGGGATTGTATGTTAGGAACTTTAGGGGAAGATTATTTTATCTTAGAACCTTTTGGCAATAGAAAGTGTACAACTGATTCTGTAGCTGCCCACAGTTTATATGAAAAAAGCAATCCATATATTTTACCTGGTCCTGGAGGAGTTTTAGATTTAACTGAAACTACTTATGAACAATATGATGAAAGGAGAGTAAAGGTTAAAGGGAGTAAATTTATACCTTCAGAAAAATATACCATCAAGTTAGAAGGTGCAAAACTTATAGGTAAACGGACTATATCCATAGCTGGTGTGAGAGATCCGATTATGATAAATCAGATAGATGAAATATTAAAGGATGTAAAGGCTCAAGTAGATGATAACTTTAAAGGTAAAGACTTTGACTACAATATTCATTTCCACATATATGGAAAAAATGGAGTTATGGGTAATTTAGAACCATTAAATTTATTAGCCCATGAATTAGGGATTATCATTGATGTAGTAGCAAAGGATAAAGTGGTTGCTGATACTATTTGTAGTTTTGTGAGATCAACCCTTCTTCATTTTGGTTACCCTAACCGTAAAGCTACGGCAGGTAATCTAGCTTTCCCATATTCCCCATCAGATATTTATGTGGGAGATGTTTATAGCTTTAGTATTCATCACTTATTAGAAGATATTGACCCTGTGGAAATATTTACTATCAGTTATTTGGAAGATTATCAAAGGGGGTAA
- a CDS encoding fumarate hydratase, translating to MANKIHVNKITEAIRDMVIESNYVLSEDVKRKLNHFYQQEDWPLAQQLLEDIIENYHIAEMERVPICQDTGMVVVFLEIGQGVQLVGGNLTEAINEGVRQGYQLGFLRKSVVADPLNRENTKDNTPAVIHTEIVEGDKILLTVAPKGFGSENMSRIKMLKPAEGREGVVDFVLETVKMAGSNPCPPIIVGVGIGGTMEKAAILAKKAAIRSVDKPNSNRYYQQLEEELLEKINNLGVGPQGFGGKTTALGVNIEYYPTHIAGLPVAVNINCHVARHITKIID from the coding sequence GTGGCAAATAAAATCCATGTTAATAAAATTACAGAAGCTATTAGAGATATGGTAATTGAAAGTAATTATGTATTATCGGAAGATGTTAAAAGGAAATTAAATCATTTTTATCAACAAGAAGATTGGCCTTTAGCACAACAGCTCCTTGAAGATATCATTGAAAACTACCATATCGCAGAAATGGAAAGGGTTCCTATTTGTCAAGATACTGGAATGGTAGTGGTGTTTTTAGAAATAGGGCAAGGAGTGCAGTTAGTAGGGGGAAATTTAACTGAAGCTATTAATGAAGGGGTCAGACAAGGCTATCAATTAGGTTTTTTAAGAAAATCTGTGGTGGCTGATCCTCTTAATCGGGAAAATACTAAAGATAATACCCCTGCCGTTATCCATACTGAGATAGTGGAAGGGGATAAAATACTTTTAACTGTAGCACCTAAAGGTTTTGGCAGTGAAAATATGAGTAGAATTAAAATGCTAAAACCTGCTGAAGGTAGAGAAGGTGTAGTTGATTTTGTTTTAGAGACAGTAAAAATGGCTGGTTCTAATCCATGCCCTCCAATAATAGTAGGTGTGGGTATAGGAGGGACTATGGAAAAAGCAGCTATTTTAGCTAAAAAAGCAGCTATTCGTTCTGTAGACAAGCCAAATAGTAATAGGTATTATCAGCAGTTAGAGGAAGAGCTATTAGAAAAGATTAATAATTTAGGTGTAGGACCCCAAGGTTTTGGTGGTAAAACAACAGCTTTAGGGGTTAATATTGAATATTATCCGACCCATATCGCAGGTTTGCCTGTAGCAGTGAATATTAATTGTCATGTGGCCCGCCACATAACTAAAATAATAGATTAG
- a CDS encoding methylaspartate mutase subunit E produces the protein MDLVNKKWSVDKLMSIRKEVLATWHTGKDVEDIEEGIKYQKALPKSKIFALKLLEAKEKGITLVQPRAGVALVNEHIALLQYLQNEGGADLLPSTIDSYTRQNRYEEAQKGIEESIKSGRSLLNGFPAVNHGLENCRRVVENVNVPVQVRHGTPDARLLAEITLAAGFTDYEGGGISYNIPYAKNVSLEKTIYDWQYVDRLIGFYYENGVIINREPFGPLTGTLVPPCISHAVAIVEAILAAEQGVHYLTLGYGQCGNLIQDVAALQTLQELSEEYLQKFGYENRHITTVFHQWMGGFPQDEAKAFGVISWGAATATLGKATKVIVKTPHEAMGIPTKEANAQGLKATKQLVNMLKDQTIPSSKELEEEKEIIKKETRAILDAILKIGEGDFAKGIVRGFEAGIIDIPFAPSRYNAGKILPARDNNGAIRLLDAGDLPFDKEILDYHKKKIQQRGDAEGREPSFQMVIDDIYAIGKGMLVGRPN, from the coding sequence GTGGATCTGGTAAACAAAAAGTGGTCCGTTGATAAGCTTATGTCTATTAGAAAAGAAGTTCTAGCAACTTGGCACACTGGTAAAGATGTTGAAGATATTGAAGAAGGAATAAAATATCAAAAAGCTTTACCTAAAAGTAAAATTTTTGCTTTAAAACTTTTAGAAGCAAAGGAAAAAGGGATTACTTTAGTACAGCCGAGGGCTGGAGTTGCTTTAGTTAATGAACACATAGCTCTGCTTCAATATTTACAAAATGAAGGTGGAGCAGATCTACTGCCTTCAACTATAGACAGCTATACTAGACAAAACAGATATGAAGAAGCTCAAAAGGGAATAGAAGAAAGTATTAAAAGTGGGAGATCATTACTCAATGGATTCCCTGCGGTAAACCACGGTTTGGAAAATTGTAGAAGGGTGGTAGAAAATGTTAATGTACCTGTTCAGGTAAGACACGGTACCCCTGATGCAAGACTTTTAGCAGAAATAACTTTAGCAGCAGGTTTTACCGATTATGAAGGTGGAGGAATTTCCTATAACATTCCATATGCAAAAAATGTATCTTTAGAAAAAACTATCTATGATTGGCAATATGTAGATAGGCTTATAGGTTTTTATTATGAGAATGGTGTAATTATCAATAGGGAACCCTTTGGTCCCCTTACTGGAACTTTAGTACCTCCTTGTATTTCCCATGCTGTTGCCATAGTTGAAGCTATTTTGGCTGCAGAGCAAGGGGTTCATTACTTAACCTTAGGTTATGGTCAATGTGGAAATTTAATTCAAGATGTGGCAGCTTTACAAACCCTTCAGGAGTTAAGTGAAGAATATTTACAGAAATTTGGTTATGAAAATCGCCATATAACTACAGTATTCCATCAGTGGATGGGTGGATTCCCACAAGATGAAGCTAAAGCCTTTGGTGTAATTAGTTGGGGAGCCGCTACCGCCACATTAGGAAAAGCTACAAAAGTTATAGTTAAAACACCCCATGAGGCCATGGGAATACCTACTAAAGAGGCAAATGCTCAAGGATTAAAAGCAACTAAACAATTAGTTAATATGTTAAAAGATCAAACTATCCCATCATCAAAGGAGTTAGAAGAAGAAAAGGAAATTATTAAAAAAGAAACTAGAGCTATTTTAGATGCTATTTTAAAAATTGGAGAAGGAGATTTTGCTAAGGGTATAGTTAGAGGTTTTGAGGCAGGGATTATTGATATCCCCTTTGCACCTAGCAGATATAATGCCGGTAAAATTTTACCTGCAAGGGACAATAATGGAGCCATTAGGTTACTAGATGCCGGGGATTTACCCTTTGATAAAGAAATCCTTGATTACCATAAAAAGAAAATTCAACAGCGGGGAGATGCAGAAGGTAGAGAGCCTAGCTTCCAAATGGTAATTGATGATATTTACGCTATAGGAAAAGGTATGCTTGTAGGTAGGCCAAACTAA